From the Periophthalmus magnuspinnatus isolate fPerMag1 chromosome 1, fPerMag1.2.pri, whole genome shotgun sequence genome, one window contains:
- the LOC117393922 gene encoding neuronal acetylcholine receptor subunit beta-2-like, with protein MDSTCNLLFAQFRKFTNRKEMTTSACLLLLVLYLAGSRAENAEERLVNHLLGPERYNKLIRPALNKSQQVTISIQVSLSQLISVNEREQIMTTNVWLSQEWNDYRLRWDPEKYGGIKKLRIPSKLIWLPDIVLYNNADGVYEVSFYCNAVVSNTGDIFWLPPAIYKSACPIEVQNFPFDQQNCTLKFRSWTYDHTEIDVVLTSDYASRDDFTPSGEWDIVSLPARKNEDPNDITYLDITYDFIIQRKPLFYTINMIIPCILITSLAILVFYLPSDCREKMTLCISVLLALTVFLLLISKIVPPTSLAVPLIGKYLMFTMVLVTFSIVSCACVLNLHHRSPSTHFMPDWVKRIFLVRLPYFLFMTRPRSNNRDKLKVKFPIRSTTTLNSQLSSIRLGGDFYAQEDYSQKYRWKGTELPEGGGGFSDFGRSLGHPLDPALEEAVEGVKYITEHMKTEDDDEGIIQDWKYVAMVIDRMFLWIFILVCVVGTLGLFMQPLFQSWNTPTADDTEYGDF; from the exons ATGGATTCAACATGTAACTTGCTGTTTGCACAATTTAGAAAGTTTACAAACCGGAAGGAGATGACTACCAGCGCGTGCCTTCTGCTGCTCGTTCTGTATCTTGCAG GCAGCAGAGCAGAGAACGCAGAGGAGCGGCTGGTGAACCACCTGCTGGGGCCGGAGCGCTACAACAAACTGATCCGACCTGCTTTGAACAAGAGCCAACAGGTCACCATCTCCATACAGGTGTCTCTGTCCCAGCTCATCAGTGTG AATGAACGAGAGCAGATAATGACGACCAATGTGTGGCTCTCCCAG GAGTGGAACGACTATAGGCTCAGGTGGGACCCAGAAAAGTATGGCGGCATTAAGAAGCTGCGAATACCATCCAAACTCATCTGGCTCCCGGACATTGTGCTCTACAACAA TGCGGATGGCGTTTATGAAGTTTCCTTTTATTGCAATGCTGTGGTCTCCAACACGGGGGACATCTTCTGGCTCCCTCCGGCCATCTACAAGTCGGCATGTCCCATTGAGGTGCAGAATTTCCCATTCGACCAACAGAACTGCACCCTCAAGTTCCGCTCCTGGACCTACGACCACACGGAGATCGACGTAGTCCTCACCAGTGACTACGCCAGCAGAGACGACTTCACGCCCAGCGGAGAGTGGGACATCGTGTCGCTACCAGCACGCAAAAATGAAGACCCCAATGACATAACCTACCTGGATATTACCTACGACTTTATTATCCAGAGGAAGCCGTTGTTCTATACCATTAACATGATCATCCCTTGTATTCTGATCACGTCGTTGGCCATCTTAGTTTTCTACCTGCCGTCAGACTGCAGAGAGAAGATGACGCTGTGTATCTCAGTGCTCCTGGCGCTCACTGTGTTCCTGCTGCTAATTTCAAAGATAGTACCACCCACCTCACTGGCAGTGCCCCTCATAG GTAAATATTTGATGTTCACAATGGTACTAGTCACATTCTCCATCGTGTCCTGTGCCTGTGTCCTCAACCTTCACCACCGCTCCCCCTCCACCCACTTCATGCCCGACTGGGTCAAACGCATCTTCCTCGTGCGACTCCCATACTTCCTCTTTATGACCCGCCCACGATCCAACAACCGGGACAAGCTCAAGGTGAAGTTTCCAATCCGGAGTACGACAACACTCAACTCACAGCTCTCCAGTATACGATTAGGAGGGGACTTCTATGCACAGGAGGACTATTCACAGAAGTACCGCTGGAAAGGAACTGAACTGCCAGAAGGAGGGGGTGGATTCTCGGACTTTGGCAGGTCCTTGGGTCACCCGCTGGACCCTGCACTGGAGGAGGCTGTGGAAGGAGTCAAGTACATCACTGAGCACATGAAGAccgaagatgatgatgaaggg ATCATCCAGGACTGGAAGTACGTGGCCATGGTGATTGACCGCATGTTCTTGTGGATCTTCATCttggtgtgtgtggtggggaCCCTGGGCCTCTTTATGCAGCCACTGTTTCAAAGCTGGAACACGCCCACAGCCGATGACACAGA GTATGGAGATTTCTAG